The Dehalobacter sp. DCM sequence GAAAGAGCCTGCCGGAAGGCATGATTGACCTGCCGGGCCCGTTTGCGGCCTTAGGGTATATGGTTTCTCCTGTATCCCTTTATACTTTCGGAAAAAAGCACTCGGAAATGCTTGAAGCAGTCCTGAGCCTGATATTAAACGAATTGTCCGCATATGCCAAAGCGGCAATCGACCATGGCGTGAAAATCATATCCTATGCCGATCCGGCAGGTGACATGGAATATGTGGGGGAGCGGTTCTACAAACAGTTCAGCGGGAAATATAACCGGCTTTTCTTTGGGCAAATAGAGCCCCAGCTGAAAGAGGCGTTGATTCACGTATGCGGTAAGACTTCGTATTCCATGGAAAAGGCAGGATACCTGTTGGCAAGGCCATACCGGGTAGATGCATCAAAGAAATACCGGGATATCTTGTTTGAAGAAACGAAAAATTCCAAGGTAAAATTTTTAGGGCATCACTGTATCAATCAGGAAAGACTACGGGAACCCATTATTTATCGGCTGGAAATGATTTAAGTGAGCGGGAGGATGATTGCATGCTGGAAACACTGCTTAGAAAATGCCTGAAAGGGAATCAAATATCATTCGGTGAGGTTGAATATCTGCTGAGCCGAACAGAAGAAAGCGAAACCAATCAGATTTTTGCAGCTGCAAGACAGGCGCGGCAGGCCGCATTCGGGAATAAAGTTTTTCTCTATGGCTTCGTGTATTTTTCAACATTTTGTCAAAACAGCTGTACGTTTTGTTATTACCGCAAAGAAAATGCCAATCCTCACCGATACCGCAAAACACTTCGGGAAGTGGTCGCCATCGCTGAGGAGCTGCAGAAATCCGGGGTGCATTTGATTGATTTAACCACGGGAGACGATCCTTTTTATACAAAACACCCGGAGCGGCTTGCTTCGATTGTCAAGGCAGTCAAAGAGAAAACAGGGTTGACAGTCATGGTTTCGCCAGGTTTGCTTGACCGGCGCGGACTGGAACTGATTCAGCTGGCAGGGGCCGATTGGTTTGCTCTCTACCAGGAGACACATCGGAAAGCACTGTTTACCCAATTACGGCAGGGACAGAGTTATGAAAAACGGATGCTTGCCAAGCGGTATGCGCAGGATTTGGGGATGCTGCTGGAGGAAGGTCTATTGACCGGTGTTGGCGACACGCTGCAGGATCGTGTTCATTCCTTCAGCGAAATGAGGCAGCTGGGAGCGGCTCAGATCAGGACGATGACCTTTATCCAGCAAGAAGGAGCACCGCTTAAAGGAACGGTGAATCCGGAATATCATAGCGAACTGATGAATATCGCAGTCATGCGGTTGCTGTTCCCGGATGAATTGATTCCGGCTTCGCTGGATGTCGAAGGGCTGGCCGGCCTTGAAAAAAGGCTGATGGCCGGGGCTAACGTGGTCACCTCGATCATTCCGCCCGAACAAGGATTCTCTGGAGTTGCCAACTGCAAGCATGATATTGATGAAGGCTACCGCACAGTGGCAGGTATTCAGAATACGTTAAAACGATGCCACCTGGAGAATGCCGATACCCAGGACTACAACCGCTGGGTTGCAGACAGAAGGAATGCGGACAAAGCCAACGTTCGGACAGGCTGCCGATAATATATTCATTTTAGAGGGAGTCATTTTATGATAAACATACTAATCATCGGTGCGAAGCTGCAGGGGGTTGAGGCTATCTATCTGGCGAAGAAGGCGGGATATTATGTTACGGTGATTGACCATAACGCAGAAGCCCCGGGCCGCGATCTGGCGGACGAATTCATTAATGCGGACATTTTTGATGAAGAAGCTGTGCTTTCGGTATTGTCCAAAGCGGAGGTCGTGCTCCCGGTCATTGAGGATGCGGACGTCCTGGCAAAAGTACAAGCGTATGGGCAACGGTTGGGTCTGAAAGTCTTGTTTGATCTCAAGGCGTACACTATTTCGCGTTCAAAAACCAACTCCAACGACCTATTTTTTAAGAATAACCTGCCGGTGCCAAAAATTTATCCGGACTGCACTTTCCCGGTTATTTTAAAGCCGGACGGAGAAAGCGGCAGCAGGAATGTCATCAAGGCTTACAGTCAATCCGAAATTGAAGCGTACCTGGAGGGACATATTGGGGAACAAACCGTCGTCCAGGAATATCTAGAGGGTGCGTCCTATTCCCTTGAGGTTATTGGAGACGGAGAACACTTTTATTTTCCGCAAATCACCGAGGTCGTGGTGGCTGATGATTACGATTGCAAACGGATTATTGCTCCCGCCGCTATAGGAGAAACGGAAAAGCAGCAGATGCTGGCAATCGGCCAAAGTTTGGCGGAGAGTCTGAAAATTAAGGGCATTTTCGACATTGAAGTCATCAGCCACAAGGGGAAGCTGAAACTATTGGAAATTGATGCGAGGCTGCCGAGCCAGACACCCGTCAGCGTCTATCATTCCACAGGGATGAACATGGTGCATATGATGACGGAGCTGGCACTGGGAAACAGCGAAAGCGTCAGGATCCTGCCGGCAAAGCAGGTTTGCATCTATCAGCAGATACACGTCAGCGGTGGGAAAATCACGGTGGCAGGTGAACATATGATTGCGTCCTGCCGGCATTTAAAAATTCGCGAGGGCCTTTTCGGCTGTAAGGAAGCGATTACCGACTATGAGGAAGGCAGCCATAATTGGAAAGGAATCATTATTGTTGTTGGGGAAAGCCAGGAAAAGGCATATGCGGCTTTTGACAGGTTCATTGGGCAGATGAAAAAAGAACTGGAGATAGAAAACTGGGAATTAGTTGATTGAAGGGAGGTAAGTACTAGCGGTTATGTCAAGACTACTGAAGTCCGATATCAATTTCATTAAAGCTCAGATCGGGGCTTATGACGAACATTTTAGAGAGCAGACAGGCTGTAAAATGGCGGAAATCGCCAAGAAAGCGGTTGGCTATACACAGGAGGAGTGCGTGGTCAAAACGGCAGTTGTCCCGGTTACAAGCGGTTTGGGTCTGATATCGGGATTCTCACAGGCTGTGGGGGCAATTCTTCGTTACGCAGGGGCAGAGGTGATGATTACGGAAAAGACGGATGTCGCCGGGCTTCAGCACGCCTTCATGTCACCATGCAAGCTGGCATTCATGGCTGATGATGACGTTTGTGCGGCTTTTGGCATCAACGCTGCTGCCCATTCCGACAATGGCTGGGCTACGGGAAGCGGTTTTGCCGCCGCCCTGACAGAGGCGATGAAAAAACAGGGGATTGATCCAGTTGGGCAACGGGTGCTGATTATTGGCTCTGGACCTGTGGGACAGGCGGCAGCCGAATATATCGCCCAGCAAAATGCGGTGCCGGTTATCTGTGATTTGGATCAGCACAAAGCTTCCGCTTTAGCAGCATCACTGCGGAATTCACAGTGGGTTTCAGCACCCGCGCCTGTCAAGGAGTATGCCTATATTGTGGATGCCAGCCCGGCTGGGAATTTTATTACGGGAAAGGACGTAAGGGCAACGACAATTATCGCGGCGCCAGGTATGCCCTGCGGGGTAACGCCTGAGGCGACAAAGAAAGCGACGGTTATTCATAATCCTCTAGAACTGGGGATCATGACCATGTATTTTGATTGCCTGAAACAGCTGGAGGGCTGACTTATGGAACAAGCAAAAAAGGATTCCCAAAAACAAAAAAATATACGATTCATATCCAAGAATCAAAGTCTCTTTCGATTAATCGACAAAGTAAAACTCTGGCCGTCGCGCACCGGAACACTGCACGGGGTTAAAACACTGGAAAACAGAGGAAATAACATGGTTGTGACAACGCACTGCGGGGAGACGTTTGTTGTCTGGAATTCGAAAAACAGCCGAAGCGCACGGTGGCTGCGCAATCGATGGTGTAAATATCCCTGCGAAAAGTGTAAAATTCCTGAGTGGAAGCTGACCAAATACTCACAGACGGTATTTACGGATAACAGAAGATAGGTGATAATATTGAGCATGGAATTTACGGAAACGCAAAAAAACAGGCTGACGGAGCTGGGAGTCAAAAGAGAAGCCGCAGCTTCGAATTTTAATACGGCCATGGAAAGAGATCAGGCATTTAAAATAATTGAAAAGACGGCAGCTGAGAAAAACAAGGAAGACTTGCGACAGCTGCTTGGAGTCAGTCATAAACCTGCGCTGTGCCGCCTGCAGCAGGAATTGGCGGACGCGTTGTGCCGCAACGGATTTACTCAAGTGACTACCCCAACCATCATCACGTCAAAAGCCATGGAAAAGATGACAATTGACCAGAACAATCCGCTATATAAACAGGTATTTTGGCTCGATGCTAAAACCTGTCTGCGTCCGATGCTTGCGCCGAATCTTTATGAAGTCTCACGCAAAATAATGACCAGCCAGAAGCTGCCGCTGCGCATTTTTGAAATCGGGTCCTGTTTTCGCAAGGAATCGGAGGGCAACTCCCATTTAAAAGAATTTACCATGCTCAATCTCGTCGAGTGGGGAACACCCGAGGACGAAAGAATCGACCGGCTGAAGGGCTTGGCAGAGCTTGTCTTAAAGACTGCCCAAATCGACGATTATTCCCTCCAGGAAGAGGACTCGGTCGTTTATGGCATCGGACTGGATGTGGTAAGCAAAGATGGCTTGGAGTTGGCATCCACTTCGATGGGGCCGCATCCGCTGGATGATCAATGGAATATGACCTGTTCTTGGGTCGGTATCGGCTTTGGGTTGGAACGGCTGCTCATGCATCGGGAAAAGCAAAACGGAATTCAGCGTTATGCGAAAAGCAATGTTTTTCTGGATGGTGTTTGTTTAAAGATCAAATAACGCTGTGCTGAGGACAGAGGGAGAAGATGCCAATGAAAAACCACGTGATTCGCTTAGATAAGAATCAGGGAAAGGATCTTGCCGAAAAAGCATTTCGGGATATGTGCGGTTATAACAGGGGAAAAACAGTCTCTCCAAAAATCATTGAGCGATCACTGCGAAGCTTGGATGATGTGGATGATCAAATTGCGATTACTGTCTTAATCTCGGAATATGAAAAACCGTATTATGACGGAACTGAAATGATACTGGACGGACAAGCGTTTTTCTGCCAGGCATTGGCCCAAATTCCGGCGGGGGAGATTGAGCGGGTTTACGTCTACCTGCTGACTGCCGGCGAGGTGGATTTGAGCGGTGCCAGCGGCTTAAATAGTGTCTACTATGATATTTGGCAGAATGCCTATGTGGACGCCGGACAGGAAATCTTAAGACGCCATCTCCAGGGGCTAAGCTGCAACCACGATAAATTCGTATCAGGGAATTTTGGACCGGGATATTTCGGAATGGAAATTTCTCTGGTCGAGAAGATTTTTTCCATACTTGACGCAGACAAAATAAATATGAAATTGCTCAGCGGTGGTTTTATGTACCCCCTTAAAAGCTATGCCGGATTTTTCGCAGTTACAAGCAGCAAGCAAAATGTTGCTGAAATCGACTGCGATAATTGCATGTCTTCGGGGAAAACTTGTGTGTACTGCAGGGCGGGAAGAAAAATGAAACAGGCGTTATTCTCGTGATATCCAATAAGTGAATAAACATTTTATTATTGAGCATAAAAATAACCGGAACACATATTAGAAATGCTGTTGACCATAGCAATTTTCAACAATTGTTTTGCTGAGACAGTTATTTTATAATGATTATAATAGCTTTGTATGTGTCAATCGTGAGAGAGGGATTTTTGTGCTTATTCTTAATAACAACGGCCGATCTTTGTATGAACAATTATACGAAGCCTTGCGGCAGAGTATTCTACAAGGAGATCTGAAAGAAAACGATGCTCTTAAGCCGATTCGGGTTTTGGCAGAGGAACTGCAAATCAGTAATAACACAGTAAGCAAGGCCTATCTGCAATTGCTGGATGAAGGCTATATTCGATCAGTCCAAGGCAGCGGGTATTATGTGGAAAACGTGGAAACACTAGAGATTTCAAGGGCGTTAGCCGGTACAGTACCGGAGAAAATAGTAAAATCGGGAAATAGTTCAGAAGGTGCAGCCTCGGAGCAGTCTGCCCAGCTGAAATATGATTTTAATTATGCGAGCTTTGAATCAAGCTTTTTCCCTTGGACAAAGTGGCGAAAGTATACGCTGGACGCGATGCTCGAGGAATCCTACGCCATGGATATCGCATATGAATGCAACAAAGGAAATGTAAAATTAAGAGAAAGTCTGTGCAATTATGTGAACACCAGCCGGGGTGTAAAATGCACTTTAGATCAACTTGTTATCTCTGCCGGCACACAATTTGCGATGGATATTATACTGGAATTATTGCCCGAGGAAATACACACCATAGGCGTAGAAGACCCCAGCTTTATTGGTATGCAAAAAATCTTTACAAATAAACGGTTTTCAATCAAAATGCTCCCCCTTACCGATTCCGGTATTGATATGGATGCCTTAGAAAACTCAAAATGCCAATTGCTTTATTTAACGCCTTCCCATCAATTTCCCACCGGAGTCACGACATCTTTAACAAAACGTCTGCAGATTCTCGAATGGGCAAAAAAGAATCAGGCCTATATTATTGAAAACGATTATGATAATGAATTTCTGTATGGAGAAAAACCGCTTCCGTCTATTGGGTCTTTGAGCAGCGGGCAGAATGTTATTTATTTGAGCACCCTGTCAAAGGTTCTCTCTCCTTCGATACGGTGTGCATATTTTGTACTGCCATACAATCTCATGGCGGTTTATCAAGAAAAATACAAATATTACAATTCGTCACTTCCAACTTATCATCAAACGGCATTAGCTTATTTCATCAGGGATGGGCACCTGGAAAGACACGTACGAAAACTCTCTCAGCTGCATCGGAGAAAATACGAGATATTCAAAAAAGTAATGCAGGAGCAGCTTGCAGACAGCGTTAAAATTTATCCGACGCCAGCGGGTTCGCATGTATTAATCCAAATAATGGGATGTATGAATCAGGAAGATTTGATAAATAAAATGAGACTAAGGGGATTTGGCATTTACGGCACAAAAGTCTACTGGCAGAACCAGCAAAAAGCTCCGGAAAACATTTTTCTTTTTGGGTTCAATTCTCTGCCTGAGGAAGAAATGGAAGCGGCGATTAAGGGACTTGCCTGTGCCTTAAAGGAGATTTTATGAAGTTTTAGGCTATAATCAAATGGAAATATAATGAAACAAATAACATGGTGTAAAGGAGAAAAACATGGCTATCCTGGTTACAGGCGGCGCCGGATATATCGGCAGCCATACCGTCTCAGAACTTACTGCCCATGGTGAAGATGTTATCGTTTTAGATAATCTTCAAAAAGGACACCGTCAAGCCATAAACAATGTTGTTTTTTATCATGGGGATATCCGTGACCCTCAAGTAACAGATCGTATTTTTAGTGAAAACCGGATCGATGCCGTCGTCCATTTCGCAGCAGATTCTCTGGTCGGTGAAAGCGTGGCAGATCCTTTGAAATACTATGATAATAATGTCATTACGGCGCAGCGTTTGTTAACCCAAATGAATAAGCATCATGTTAAAAAGATTGTTTTTTCATCAACAGCTGCTGTATATGGTGAACCGGTCAATATTCCAATTAAAGAAACCGATCGGACACTTCCTACCAATCCGTACGGTGAAACGAAGCTGGCTATAGAAAAGATGCTGCATTACTGTGACCGGGCTTATGGCATCAAATACATTGCGTTGCGCTATTTTAATGCAGCCGGTGCGCATCCGTACGGTACTATCGGTGAAGATCACCATCCGGAAAGTCATCTGATTCCAATCATTCTGCAGGCTGCCTTGGGTCAGCGCGGAGAAATAGCGATTTATGGCAACGATTACCCGACACCGGACGGAACGTGTATTCGTGATTATATCCATGTCATGGATTTAGCCCAAGCGCATCGCTTAGCACTTCAAAGACTTAAGAATACTGAGGAAAGCGACGTTTATAATCTCGGGAACGGGAAAGGTTTTTCTGTATTCGAGGTCGTAAAAAAAGCACGAGCCATAACAGGTCATGCTATCCCGGCCAGCATCGTAGCCAGGCGTCCCGGCGATCCCGCAGTCCTTGTGGCATCATCGGAAAAAGCAAGGACCTTGCTTGGATGGACGCCGCACTATCACGAATTAGATGAAATCATAGCTAGCGCCTGGAAGTGGCACAAAGCAAACCCGGGTGGATTTGGTAACTGATTGGACGTTGGCATTTTACCGATTCTTGGTTAATAAAGGAAGTCATTATGCATAAAAGGTATCATACCCTTAATGAACACTTACGCGAGGTTTTTGGTGAAAAGGTTATTAAAGTATCTCTTGATGCTGGATTGAGCTGTCCAAATCGGGATGGGACATTGGGCAGCGGTGGCTGCATCTTTTGCAGCGAAATGGGATCCGGTGATTTTGCAGGGCAAAGAGGTTTATCCATTAAGGAGCAGTTTGACCAAGTCCGGGCTAGGACAGTCAAAAAATGGCCCAGAGCAAAATATATTGCCTATTTTCAATCATTTTCTGCGACCTACGGTCCAGTGGACTATCTCGAAAAAATATACAGAGAAGCCCTGGCAGTTGAACATGTTGTTGGAATATCCGTATCGACAAGGCCGGACTGCCTGAATGAGGGAATTCTTAATGTACTGGAAAAATTGAACAGAGAAACATATCTATGGGTGGAGCTTGGACTGCAATCAGCACATGACCAGACTCTTGCCTGGATGAACCGGGGACATGACTTTCGATGTTTCCTGGAAGGGGTTCAAAAACTCAAGCAACGGAATATCCGCGTATGTGCCCATATGATTATGGGAATTCCAATAGAGACCAGAGAAGACATGCTGCAGACGGCTCTTACGCTTGCCAAGCTGCCTATTCAGGGTGTTAAAATTCATTCACTGCATGTTCTTCGCGGGACAAAACTTGCCGAATTGTACGTACAAGGAGGACTTAAGCTTTTGTCCATGGATGAATACATCCGTCTGGTTACAGATATCCTCGAGATTCTCCCCCCGGAAATGATCGTTCACCGGTTGATGGGGGATGGACCACTTAACGATGTCATTGCTCCCGAATGGACACGACGTAAATGGGAAGTTTTGAACGGGATCGATCAGGAAATGGAACGGCGCAACAGCCAGCAAGGGATTAACTGTATTCCCTAGTGTTATAACAAAAGCCGCGTATCCGAAAAACGGTTTGATGGGTTTATGATCCGCAACGAAAATTGCTTACGGTTCATCGTCGGTACAATGATTTTCATAGTACACAATTTTCCCTTCCCAAGTCTTTAATACAGCCCTATGTTCATCAAGGGACAACAGATACTGTGGAAGAAGCGGAGTTTTACCGCCGCCTTTTGGAGCATTTATGATATACGTCGGAACCGCAAGACCGGATGTAAACCCCCGGAGAGCTTCCATAACCGCAAGTCCTTGCTGAATGGAAGGGATAAAATGGCGGGTGCCTTTTACGTTTTTAGCATGGAAAATATAGTAGGGACGAACCCGGATCTTTAACAGCTCCTGGTTCAATTTTTTCATGACATGGGGGTCTGTATTGATTCCTTTTAAGAGCACGGCCTGATTGCCAAGAATAACACCGGCGGAAATCAGTTTGTCAGCCGCTAACTTTGCCGCAGGAGTCACTTCCTTGGGATGGTTGAATTGTGTATTCAAATAAATAGGTGGATACTTGGCTAGAATCTTGATCAGATTATCGGTAATGCGCATGGGTAACGTTACCGGTACCCGGGTACCTATACGCTTAATTTCGACATGAGGGATGGCGTGTAGTTCCGAAAGGAGCCAATCCAGTACATCATCACTTAATAGGAGTGCGTCTCCCCCGGTTACCAGGACATCCCTGATCTCGGGATTCATACGAATATAATTGAGGGCTTCTACAAGTTCCTGGGTTGATTTATGTTCATCTGTTTCTCCAATATTTCGGCGGCGCTGGCAATGACGACAGTACATCCCGCACATATTGGTCACGTTAATAATCAATCGATCAGGATAACGTCGGGTAATGCAGGCGGCAGGTGAATTCAAAACTTCACCCATAGGATCTGTCTCGCCATACTTATCCTGCAGTTCGTCTATGCTTGGTAACCCTTGCATGGCAATAGGGTCACGCGGGTTGCTAAAATCCATTAGGCTTAAGTAATAGGGGGAAATTGCCCAACGGTAAACACGACCAACTTGGGTAATCTCCATAATTTTCTCTTTAGTCATTGGGAAAATAGCGCTTAGAATGCTGGCGTCAGTAATTCTATGGGCCATCTGCCAGCGCCAATCATTCCAATCTTCCAGAGAGGCATTAAAGAAATGGCAAATTCTGTCTCTTTGAGAATGGTACAACTCCGATATATTAAATCCAGTAGGAATGATGGCAGCCTTTTTAAGATAGGGTTGGGCATGATGTCTTAGCTCAGCGGCTCGTTTCAAAGCAAATGAACGGGATTCATGATCATTTCGATATAAAGCAATCGCCATAATATCCCCTCCTCATCAATCAGGAATTCCAACACCGTATAAAGAAAAAAGCAGATATAAGTAAAATATTTACTGCCAACCAATCATAACATTT is a genomic window containing:
- the pylB gene encoding methylornithine synthase PylB; the protein is MLETLLRKCLKGNQISFGEVEYLLSRTEESETNQIFAAARQARQAAFGNKVFLYGFVYFSTFCQNSCTFCYYRKENANPHRYRKTLREVVAIAEELQKSGVHLIDLTTGDDPFYTKHPERLASIVKAVKEKTGLTVMVSPGLLDRRGLELIQLAGADWFALYQETHRKALFTQLRQGQSYEKRMLAKRYAQDLGMLLEEGLLTGVGDTLQDRVHSFSEMRQLGAAQIRTMTFIQQEGAPLKGTVNPEYHSELMNIAVMRLLFPDELIPASLDVEGLAGLEKRLMAGANVVTSIIPPEQGFSGVANCKHDIDEGYRTVAGIQNTLKRCHLENADTQDYNRWVADRRNADKANVRTGCR
- the pylC gene encoding 3-methylornithine--L-lysine ligase PylC codes for the protein MINILIIGAKLQGVEAIYLAKKAGYYVTVIDHNAEAPGRDLADEFINADIFDEEAVLSVLSKAEVVLPVIEDADVLAKVQAYGQRLGLKVLFDLKAYTISRSKTNSNDLFFKNNLPVPKIYPDCTFPVILKPDGESGSRNVIKAYSQSEIEAYLEGHIGEQTVVQEYLEGASYSLEVIGDGEHFYFPQITEVVVADDYDCKRIIAPAAIGETEKQQMLAIGQSLAESLKIKGIFDIEVISHKGKLKLLEIDARLPSQTPVSVYHSTGMNMVHMMTELALGNSESVRILPAKQVCIYQQIHVSGGKITVAGEHMIASCRHLKIREGLFGCKEAITDYEEGSHNWKGIIIVVGESQEKAYAAFDRFIGQMKKELEIENWELVD
- the pylD gene encoding 3-methylornithyl-N6-L-lysine dehydrogenase PylD; protein product: MSRLLKSDINFIKAQIGAYDEHFREQTGCKMAEIAKKAVGYTQEECVVKTAVVPVTSGLGLISGFSQAVGAILRYAGAEVMITEKTDVAGLQHAFMSPCKLAFMADDDVCAAFGINAAAHSDNGWATGSGFAAALTEAMKKQGIDPVGQRVLIIGSGPVGQAAAEYIAQQNAVPVICDLDQHKASALAASLRNSQWVSAPAPVKEYAYIVDASPAGNFITGKDVRATTIIAAPGMPCGVTPEATKKATVIHNPLELGIMTMYFDCLKQLEG
- the pylSn gene encoding pyrrolysine--tRNA(Pyl) ligase small subunit, producing MEQAKKDSQKQKNIRFISKNQSLFRLIDKVKLWPSRTGTLHGVKTLENRGNNMVVTTHCGETFVVWNSKNSRSARWLRNRWCKYPCEKCKIPEWKLTKYSQTVFTDNRR
- the pylSc gene encoding pyrrolysine--tRNA(Pyl) ligase large subunit encodes the protein MEFTETQKNRLTELGVKREAAASNFNTAMERDQAFKIIEKTAAEKNKEDLRQLLGVSHKPALCRLQQELADALCRNGFTQVTTPTIITSKAMEKMTIDQNNPLYKQVFWLDAKTCLRPMLAPNLYEVSRKIMTSQKLPLRIFEIGSCFRKESEGNSHLKEFTMLNLVEWGTPEDERIDRLKGLAELVLKTAQIDDYSLQEEDSVVYGIGLDVVSKDGLELASTSMGPHPLDDQWNMTCSWVGIGFGLERLLMHREKQNGIQRYAKSNVFLDGVCLKIK
- a CDS encoding vitamin B12 dependent methionine synthase, giving the protein MKNHVIRLDKNQGKDLAEKAFRDMCGYNRGKTVSPKIIERSLRSLDDVDDQIAITVLISEYEKPYYDGTEMILDGQAFFCQALAQIPAGEIERVYVYLLTAGEVDLSGASGLNSVYYDIWQNAYVDAGQEILRRHLQGLSCNHDKFVSGNFGPGYFGMEISLVEKIFSILDADKINMKLLSGGFMYPLKSYAGFFAVTSSKQNVAEIDCDNCMSSGKTCVYCRAGRKMKQALFS
- the pdxR gene encoding MocR-like pyridoxine biosynthesis transcription factor PdxR, translating into MLILNNNGRSLYEQLYEALRQSILQGDLKENDALKPIRVLAEELQISNNTVSKAYLQLLDEGYIRSVQGSGYYVENVETLEISRALAGTVPEKIVKSGNSSEGAASEQSAQLKYDFNYASFESSFFPWTKWRKYTLDAMLEESYAMDIAYECNKGNVKLRESLCNYVNTSRGVKCTLDQLVISAGTQFAMDIILELLPEEIHTIGVEDPSFIGMQKIFTNKRFSIKMLPLTDSGIDMDALENSKCQLLYLTPSHQFPTGVTTSLTKRLQILEWAKKNQAYIIENDYDNEFLYGEKPLPSIGSLSSGQNVIYLSTLSKVLSPSIRCAYFVLPYNLMAVYQEKYKYYNSSLPTYHQTALAYFIRDGHLERHVRKLSQLHRRKYEIFKKVMQEQLADSVKIYPTPAGSHVLIQIMGCMNQEDLINKMRLRGFGIYGTKVYWQNQQKAPENIFLFGFNSLPEEEMEAAIKGLACALKEIL
- the galE gene encoding UDP-glucose 4-epimerase GalE, translating into MAILVTGGAGYIGSHTVSELTAHGEDVIVLDNLQKGHRQAINNVVFYHGDIRDPQVTDRIFSENRIDAVVHFAADSLVGESVADPLKYYDNNVITAQRLLTQMNKHHVKKIVFSSTAAVYGEPVNIPIKETDRTLPTNPYGETKLAIEKMLHYCDRAYGIKYIALRYFNAAGAHPYGTIGEDHHPESHLIPIILQAALGQRGEIAIYGNDYPTPDGTCIRDYIHVMDLAQAHRLALQRLKNTEESDVYNLGNGKGFSVFEVVKKARAITGHAIPASIVARRPGDPAVLVASSEKARTLLGWTPHYHELDEIIASAWKWHKANPGGFGN
- a CDS encoding TIGR01212 family radical SAM protein (This family includes YhcC from E. coli K-12, an uncharacterized radical SAM protein.), producing MHKRYHTLNEHLREVFGEKVIKVSLDAGLSCPNRDGTLGSGGCIFCSEMGSGDFAGQRGLSIKEQFDQVRARTVKKWPRAKYIAYFQSFSATYGPVDYLEKIYREALAVEHVVGISVSTRPDCLNEGILNVLEKLNRETYLWVELGLQSAHDQTLAWMNRGHDFRCFLEGVQKLKQRNIRVCAHMIMGIPIETREDMLQTALTLAKLPIQGVKIHSLHVLRGTKLAELYVQGGLKLLSMDEYIRLVTDILEILPPEMIVHRLMGDGPLNDVIAPEWTRRKWEVLNGIDQEMERRNSQQGINCIP
- the eam gene encoding glutamate 2,3-aminomutase, with translation MAIALYRNDHESRSFALKRAAELRHHAQPYLKKAAIIPTGFNISELYHSQRDRICHFFNASLEDWNDWRWQMAHRITDASILSAIFPMTKEKIMEITQVGRVYRWAISPYYLSLMDFSNPRDPIAMQGLPSIDELQDKYGETDPMGEVLNSPAACITRRYPDRLIINVTNMCGMYCRHCQRRRNIGETDEHKSTQELVEALNYIRMNPEIRDVLVTGGDALLLSDDVLDWLLSELHAIPHVEIKRIGTRVPVTLPMRITDNLIKILAKYPPIYLNTQFNHPKEVTPAAKLAADKLISAGVILGNQAVLLKGINTDPHVMKKLNQELLKIRVRPYYIFHAKNVKGTRHFIPSIQQGLAVMEALRGFTSGLAVPTYIINAPKGGGKTPLLPQYLLSLDEHRAVLKTWEGKIVYYENHCTDDEP